In Gimesia benthica, a single window of DNA contains:
- a CDS encoding neutral/alkaline non-lysosomal ceramidase N-terminal domain-containing protein encodes MYWRILFFTLLVCCITGPVPETQAEPAQFRAGASAVDVSPRLFPFSLRSGKAMDQSAIHDPLHARAIVLNDGKTIVAIVVLDALGAPPEMLNEAKQIASNKTGIPVERILISSTHTHSAPPSNRTEGSPGDVAYREVLINGLAQSIIQAYEKQQVAALGMASHDLPEEVFNRRWFLKPGKMPANPFGKMDIVKMNPGTSAAVLDRPAGPVDPELMVLSIQNQKRKPLALLANYALHYVGGIPKKHASADYFGEFARLMPARLRADQNFVAMMSNGASGDINNIPFLVNRPPREPFEQVRIVASKAADTAYFAYRKIENHERDITIDMLERKVDLKYRRPTAEDVAAARKVLALKDKNDIARLPNKAQSYARKVVQAHEREEDTLTVTLQAIRIGEYAIVGIPFETLVEIGLEIKDRSPFARTMVIGLANGRHGYLPSPEQHRLGGYETWLGTNVVQKDASVILTDNLLEMLNELNQRK; translated from the coding sequence ATGTATTGGCGAATCCTATTCTTCACGCTGCTCGTCTGTTGTATCACAGGGCCTGTCCCTGAGACGCAAGCCGAGCCGGCGCAATTCCGGGCGGGCGCCTCTGCCGTTGATGTTTCACCACGCTTATTCCCTTTCAGCCTGCGTAGTGGCAAAGCCATGGATCAAAGTGCCATCCATGACCCGCTGCATGCCCGGGCGATCGTCCTGAATGATGGCAAGACCATTGTCGCGATTGTTGTACTCGATGCGCTCGGCGCCCCCCCCGAGATGCTGAATGAAGCGAAACAGATCGCTTCAAATAAGACCGGAATTCCCGTCGAACGCATTCTGATTTCCTCGACGCATACGCACTCGGCTCCCCCGTCCAACCGCACGGAAGGTTCCCCCGGGGATGTCGCTTACCGCGAAGTCCTGATCAACGGACTCGCCCAGTCAATCATTCAGGCGTACGAGAAACAGCAGGTCGCTGCGCTGGGCATGGCGTCGCATGATCTTCCTGAAGAAGTCTTCAATCGCCGCTGGTTCCTGAAGCCCGGCAAGATGCCCGCCAATCCCTTTGGGAAAATGGACATCGTGAAAATGAATCCGGGAACCAGCGCAGCCGTACTGGATCGGCCGGCGGGCCCCGTCGATCCGGAACTGATGGTCCTGTCCATTCAGAATCAGAAGCGAAAACCACTGGCCCTGTTAGCCAACTATGCTCTGCATTATGTGGGAGGCATTCCCAAGAAGCATGCTTCAGCAGACTACTTCGGCGAGTTCGCCCGGCTGATGCCAGCGCGTCTGCGGGCGGATCAGAACTTCGTCGCCATGATGTCCAATGGCGCCTCGGGCGATATCAACAACATCCCCTTTCTCGTGAACCGCCCCCCGCGCGAGCCGTTCGAACAGGTCCGGATTGTCGCGAGCAAAGCCGCCGACACCGCGTATTTTGCTTACAGGAAAATTGAGAACCACGAACGAGACATCACCATCGACATGCTTGAGAGAAAGGTTGACCTCAAATACCGTCGCCCCACTGCAGAAGATGTGGCCGCTGCACGAAAAGTGCTCGCCTTGAAAGACAAGAACGACATCGCCAGGCTGCCTAACAAAGCCCAAAGCTACGCACGCAAAGTGGTCCAGGCGCACGAACGGGAAGAAGACACCCTCACCGTCACGCTCCAGGCCATTCGCATTGGTGAGTACGCCATCGTGGGCATTCCGTTCGAGACACTGGTCGAGATCGGTCTGGAAATCAAGGATCGCAGCCCGTTCGCACGCACCATGGTCATCGGCTTAGCCAACGGTC
- a CDS encoding RNA polymerase sigma factor, whose protein sequence is MPRQVRQAARAEEQLRLATALAYLSAAQRQAIELHYLQDWSLERIGQRMNKTKGAVASLIYRGTSKLRELLVNESRGDHG, encoded by the coding sequence ATTCCACGCCAAGTCAGACAAGCGGCCCGTGCGGAAGAGCAACTGAGACTGGCAACGGCGCTGGCATATCTCTCAGCTGCTCAACGACAAGCGATTGAACTGCATTATTTGCAGGATTGGTCACTTGAGCGAATCGGACAGCGAATGAATAAGACCAAGGGCGCTGTTGCGTCATTAATCTATAGAGGAACCTCTAAATTACGTGAACTTCTGGTAAACGAGTCGAGAGGCGATCATGGCTGA